Proteins co-encoded in one Scatophagus argus isolate fScaArg1 chromosome 11, fScaArg1.pri, whole genome shotgun sequence genomic window:
- the mphosph8 gene encoding M-phase phosphoprotein 8 isoform X3, protein MPRCPASTSTEQVTMREHEKIQRDITESKNTACDPSTKQESQGKQDQKQALEGNVNDNEDMSDNTKGGLSSKMSLNFDNSDPAKNVEGMLTRADDKTEQNGIASKQCSSEDANDSSNEAKNVVAGPLDTNHQVLFDSGTKVIVKTRLRHLRKTVERKQPTRSSLRTCKKVIEIKPSTRDDEKKESCKKHFCLYCKMAFAQLAKHLEKKHAEETDVAHAIHFPKGSKVRQSLLDQIRNKGDYEHNCQVLKSGEGEIVTKKQVRNPISVRDFLPCQHCFAFYRKTDLWRHERSCKVRKGDQKSSERTKTIEVHSAASWMAPMSEFLTEGCEEIIRIMHQDDISKHIRNDPLICKYGNALSAKYDHDKSQFAYIAQKMRELGRFVLAVNEVDKNVKYLHEVCLPSRFDLAVEGAKKVSGFDPCSSKFKTVSLVSKIGYSLKRAAEIAFGESRMTEDSETESEVKKFIQLLDTKWSECFSRKTLALSLKQEVKKVEVDKSTVTEDLIKLHRFITGEEDEARKELKESPSLSTWKKLSEATLADVCLFNRGRVGNIGRMLLQTYVHKKSKGTFIPSADQIRKSTKLELDLGTNFTRLELEGQYGRNMLVLLTERMVLSVDLLIENREQAGVSKNNPYLFARTEGPSFIRGLDCFRRAAMECGVKNPDALLSSSLREQIASCWQLMSLSEQELDQVAKLVGRSSQDCYRLSKNASELEEVSKQLLKMDRTLPSSPSSTARDGVAQKPALKRRPWSEKEQAAVKRYLHEFITMMKVPGKKECNACIAAEPDLGGRSWTDVKNYVHNTLQTIRRRNNQQHSDGNVGESPKTEIHTTKKDLEDPSFVCSMTTVHPDHLTESSNCCMTMVPPTSLRESSTPFPQDMTATYATLCSASTNMVHSQPLISTFTPLNATDTQVVPTFTPHNTTNALMPPSYTSENNIIMPMSPLYTQNTTSMPPPSVYTPQDTTTSPMIPNFSTLNVPSTSLVPTFTPLNTPSSPVVPAFSTLNNRSRPIVSSFTPLNHSGTPPYSTNPPRSSTTAQVVPTIHRPSVPDRTLVVQGSTPTSAAVPPAAKPQKRIKRLWSEEEQAAVRRQFGDLCKLVKVPGKKDCDACLAAEPALNSRTWREVKYFVHNSIQSMKRRGHPVASKQIGGPEPETHNANTEWDGPVYLSL, encoded by the exons ATGCCAAGGTGCCCTGCAAGTACAAGCACTGAGCAAGTGACAATGAGGGAACATGAAAAGATTCAGAGGGATATAACTGAATCCAAAAACACTGCTTGTGATCCATCTACCAAGCAGGAAAGTCAAGGAAAACAAGACCAGAAGCAAGCGCTGGAAGGCAATGTCAATGACAATGAAGACATGTCAGACAACACAAAAGGTGGTTTATCAAGTAAAATGAGTTTAAACTTTGATAATTCAGATCCAGCCAAAAATGTGGAAGGGATGTTGACAAGGGCCGatgacaaaacagaacaaaatggcaTAGCTAGCAAACAGTGTTCCTCCGAGGATGCAAATGACTCAAGTAATGAGGCAAAGAATGTGGTGGCAGGTCCGTTGGATACTAACCATCAAGTTCTGTTTGACTCGGGAACAAAGGTGATTGTTAAAACACGATTACGGCACCTAAGGAaaacagtggagaggaaacagcCAACACGATCCAGTTTAAGGACCTGTAAGAAAGTGATTGAAATAAAACCTAGCACAAGGGACGATGAGAAAAAAGAGTCATGCAAAAAGCACTTCTGTTTATATTGCAAAATGGCTTTTGCCCAACTTGCCAAGCATTTGGAAAAGAAAcatgcagaggaaacagatgtTGCCCATGCAATACACTTTCCCAAAGGTTCTAAAGTCAGACAGAGTTTGCTTGACCAGATTCGTAATAAAGGAGATTATGAGCATAACTGCCAAGTTCTCAAAAGTGGAGAGGGGGAAATTGTCACCAAGAAGCAGGTGAGAAATCCCATATCTGTTCGTGACTTCCTGCCTTGTCAGCACTGCTTCGCTTTTTATCGCAAAACTGATTTATGGAGACATGAGCGATCATGTAAGGTCAGAAAGGGAGACCAAAAATCCtctgaaaggacaaaaacaattgAAGTTCACAGTGCTGCCTCCTGGATGGCTCCTATGTCAGAGTTCTTAACCGAAGGCTGCGAGGAAATCATCCGCATCATGCATCAAGATGACATCTCAAAGCACATTAGGAATGACCCACTTATTTGTAAATATGGCAATGCATTGTCTGCTAAGTATGACCATGACAAGTCTCAGTTTGCTTATATTGCACAAAAGATGAGAGAACTGGGTAGGTTTGTGCTGGCTGTAAATGAGGTTGACAAGAACGTGAAGTACTTGCATGAAGTATGTCTGCCATCCAGATTTGATTTAGCTGTTGAAGGTGCCAAAAAGGTTAGTGGTTTTGATCCCTGTTCCAGCAAGTTTAAAACTGTCTCCCTTGTGTCAAAGATTGGCTACTCCTTGAAACGAGCTGCAGAAATAGCTTTTGGGGAAAGTCGAATGACAGAggacagtgaaactgaaagtgaagtgaaaaagttCATACAGCTTCTTGATACAAAATGGAGCGAGTGTTTTTCTCGCAAAACTCTTGCATTATCTCTAAAGCAAGAAGTCAAGAAAGTTGAAGTAGACAAATCAACTGTGACAGAGGATTTAATCAAACTCCACAGGTTCATTACAGGTGAAGAAGATGAAGCCAGGAAGGAGCTAAAAGAAAGCCCTAGCTTGTCAACATGGAAAAAGCTCAGCGAGGCCACTCTCGcagatgtgtgtctgtttaacCGAGGGAGAGTAGGAAATATTGGTAGAATGCTCTTGCAGACCTATGTTCACAAAAAGAGTAAGGGAACGTTTATACCGTCTGCAGATCAAATaaggaaaagcacaaaattgGAGCTGGACCTTGGTACCAATTTCACCAGGTTGGAACTAGAAGGTCAATATGGAAGGAACATGCTGGTTCTGCTAACAGAAAGGATGGTTTTATCAGTGGACCTGCTCATTGAAAATAGAGAACAAGCAGGTGTGTCAAAAAATAACCCATACCTGTTTGCAAGGACTGAAGGTCCATCCTTCATTAGAGGATTGGACTGTTTCCGAAGGGCTGCTATGGAATGTGGAGTTAAAAACCCAGATGCACTTTTGTCTTCCTCATTAAGAGAGCAAATTGCGAGCTGCTGGCAGCTAATGAGCCTCAGTGAACAGGAGTTGGATCAAGTGGCCAAACTGGTGGGAAGGAGCAGCCAGGACTGTTACAGGCTCTCAAAAAATGCATCAGAGCTGGAAGAAGTTAGCAAACAACTTCTCAAGATGGATCGAACACTGCCATCAAGTCCATCCAGCACTGCTAGAGATG GAGTTGCACAGAAGCCTGCTTTGAAGAGAAGACCTTGGAGTGAGAAGGAGCAAGCTGCAGTGAAGCGTTACTTGCATGAGTTTATCACAATGATGAAGGTTCCAGGCAAAAAAGAATGCAATGCTTGCATAGCTGCTGAACCAGACCTTGGTGGAAGATCTTGGACAGATGTCAAGAACTATGTACACAACACACTACAGACAATACGGAGGAGAAATAACCAGCAACACTCTGACGGAAATGTCGGTGAGAGTCCAAAAACTGAAATCCATACCACAAAGAAAGATTTGGAAGACCCAAGCTTTGTTTGTAGTATGACAACAGTACATCCGGATCACCTGACAGAAAGTTCAAATTGCTGTATGACGATGGTACCGCCAACCAGCTTGAGAGAATCGTCAACACCATTCCCCCAAGACATGACTGCGACTTATGCAACCTTGTGTTCTGCTAGTACAAATATGGTGCATAGTCAGCCATTGATTTCTACTTTCACACCATTGAATGCCACTGATACTCAAGTGGTTCCTACATTTACTCCACACAACACTACAAATGCACTAATGCCTCCTTCATACACATCAGAGAACAACATAATTATGCCAATGTCACCTCTTTATACACAGAATACCACAAGTATGCCACCCCCATCTGTGTATACACCACAGGACACTACAACTTCACCAATGATTCCTAATTTTAGCACCCTTAATGTACCAAGCACCTCGTTGGTGCCTACATTCACACCATTGAATACTCCAAGTTCACCAGTGGTCCCTGCATTCTCTACACTAAATAACAGAAGTAGGCCTATTGTCTCTTCATTCACACCCCTAAACCATTCAGGTACACCACCTTACTCCACAAACCCACCTAGGTCCTCCACAACTGCCCAGGTTGTCCCAACAATTCACAGACCCAGTGTTCCTGACAGAACTTTAGTGGTACAGGGAAGTACACCTACGTCTGCTGCAGTCCCTCCAGCTGCCAAGCCTCAAAAGAGAATCAAGAGATTGTGGAGTGAGGAGGAACAGGCAGCAGTGAGACGACAGTTTGGAGACCTCTGTAAACTGGTAAAAGTGCCAGGAAAAAAGGATTGTGATGCATGTTTAGCTGCTGAACCTGCTTTGAACAGCAGAACATGGCGGGAAGTCAAGTATTTTGTACATAACTCGATTCAGTCAATGAAAAGAAGAGGACATCCAGTTGCCTCCAAACAAATCGGAGGACCAGAACCAGAGACTCATAATGCAAACACAGAGTGGGATGGTCCTGTTTATTTGTCCTTGTAA